The DNA window ccatagtcactagtttagaccagatcactatctatcctccatagtcactagtttagaccagatcactatctatgtcctctatagtcactagtttagaccagatcactatctatttcctctatagtcactagtttagaccagatcactatctatttcctccatagtcactagtttagaccagatcactatctatcctccatagtcactagtttagaccagatcactatctatttcctccatagtcactagtttagaccagatcactatctatcctccatagtcactagtttagaccagatcactatctatcctctatagtcactagtttagaccagatcactatctatttcctccgtagtcactagtttagaccagatcactatctatttcctctatagtcactagtttagaccagatcactatctatcctccatagtcactagtttagaccagatcactatctatttcctccatagtcactagtttagaccagatcactatctattTCCTCCATAGTCACTCgtttagaccagatcactatctatttcctccgtagtcactagtttagaccagatcactatctatttcctccatagtcactagtttagaccagatcactatctatttcctctatagtcactagtttagaccagatcactatctatttcctccatagtcactagtttagaccagatcactatctatttcctctatagtcactagtttagaccagatcactatctatttcctctatagtcactagtttagaccagatcactatctatttcctctatagtcactagtttagaccagatcactatctatcctctatagtcactagtttagaccagatcactatctatttcctctatagtcactagtttagaccagatcactatctatttcctctatagtcactagtttagaccagatcactatctatcctctatagtcactagtttagaccagatcactatcAATTTCCTCCatagtcactagtttagaccagatcactatctatttcctccatagtcactagtttagaccagatcactatctatgtcctctatagtcactagtttagaccagatcactatctatttcctctgtagtcactagtttagaccagatcactatctatcctccatagtcactagtttagaccagatcactatctatcctccatagtcactagtttagaccagatcactatctatttcctccatagtcactagtttagaccagatcactatctatcctccatagtcactagtttagaccagatcactatctatcctctatagtcactagtttagaccagatcactatctatttcctccgtagtcactagtttagaccagatcactatctatttcctctatagtcactagtttagaccagatcactatctatcctccatagtcactagtttagaccagatcactatctattTCCTCCATAGTCACTCgtttagaccagatcactatctatttcctccgtagtcactagtttagaccagatcactatctatttcctccatagtcactagtttagaccagatcactatctatttcctctatagtcactagtttagaccagatcactatctatttcctccatagtcactagtttagaccagatcactatctatttcctctatagtcactagtttagaccagatcactatctatttcctctatagtcactagtttagaccagatcactatctatcctctatagtcactagtttagaccagatcactatctatttcctctatagtcactagtttagaccagatcactatctatGTTCTCCatagtcactagtttagaccagatcactatctatttcctccatagtcactagtttagaccagatcactatctatGTCCTCCatagtcactagtttagaccagatcactatctattTCCTCCATATTCACTATtttagaccagatcactatctatttcctctatagtcactagtttagaccagatcactatctatttcctctatagtcactagtttagaccagatcactatctatcctctatagtcactagtttagaccagatcactatcAATTTCCTCCATTgtcactagtttagaccagatcactatctatttccttcatagtcactagtttagaccagatcactatctatttcctctatagtcactagtttagaccagatcactatatatttcctctatagtcactagtttagaccagatcactatctatGTCCTCCatagtcactagtttagaccagatcactatctatttcctctatagtcactagtttagaccagatcactatctatgtcctctatagtcactagtttagaccagatcactatctatcctctatagtcactagtttagaccagatcactatctattTCCTCCATAGTCTCCATtagtttagaccagatcactatctattTCCTCCATAGTCTCCATtagtttagaccagatcactatctatttcctccatagtcactagtttagaccagatcactatctatcctctatagtcactagtttagaccagatcactatctatttcctccatagtcactagtttagaccagatcactatctatttcctctatagtcactagtttagaccagatcactatctatcctccatagtcactagtttagaccagatcactatctatttcctctatagtcactagtttagaccagatcactatctatttcctccatagtcactagtttagaccagatcactatctatcctccatagtcactagtttagaccagatcactatctatttcctctatagtcactagtttagaccagatcactatctatGTCCTCCatagtcactagtttagaccagatcactatctatttcctctatagtcactagtttagaccagatcactatctatttcctctatagtcactagtttagaccagatcactatctatttcctccatagtcactagtttagaccagatcactatctatttcctctatagtcactagtttagaccagatcactatctatttcctccatagtcactagtttagaccagatcactatctatttcctccatagtcactagtttagaccagatcactatctatttcctctatagtcactagtttagaccagatcactatctatttcctccatagtcactagtttagaccagatcactatctatttcctctatagtcactagtttagaccagatcactatctatGTCCTCCATAGTCTCCATtagtttagaccagatcactatctatttcctctatagtcactagtttagaccagatcactatctatttcctctatagtcactagtttagaccagatcactatctatGTCCTCCATAGTCTCCATtagtttagaccagatcactatctatttcctctatagtcactagtttagaccagatcactatctatCCTCCATAGTCTCCATTAGTTTAGACCAGAACCCCTAAGACCCGCCATCTTTGTTGCCTCCTTCAGGTTTTTGTGAATATTGTACAGAAATAGCCAGATATAGAAACAAACAACATTCTTTGCTTTGTGATTTCTAGATGTGATGAAAATCACTTTACAACCATAatgtcttcttcttcttgtcaTTATGATGTATGTTTTTATGGTCATTGCTGTTGTTAGCTACAGCGTGGTGGTCCCTGAGAACACAGCGTCGGGTACTGAGGTGGTGCAGGTAGTTGCTGTAGACAGAGACCTCGGCTCCAACGGAGAGGTCTCCTACTCGCTGCTCACCGCCGTGCCGCAGTTCAGCATCAACAGCAACACGGGGGCAGTGGTCGTGGCGGGGCAGCTCGACCGGGAGACCATCCCCGCGTTTAGCCTGAAGGTGATCACATTAACCACACTGTGACAACGACTgctggatgaatggatggatggatggatggatggatggatggatggatggatggatggatggatggatggatggatggatgaatgaatgaatgaatggatggatggatggatggatggatggatggatggatggatggatggatggatggatggatggatggatggatggatgaatgaatgaatgaatggatggatggatggatggatggatggatggatggatggatggatggatggatggatggatggatggatggataaacagatggatggatggataaacaGATGGAtaattggatggatggatggatggatggatggatggatggatggatggatggatggatggatggataaacaGATGAAtaattggatggatggatggatggatggataattGAATGAATTAGTGAATGTATGAGTGAAttaaataatgcattttattgaacATACTTAAAATACATATAGAGTTGCCTTTTTCCAATCTGAGCACAACAATACATGCAACTGCTGATATAAAAATGGTTTCATGAAATAAATATGATTCATTCCTTCATTGATTTATTGACTGACATATTGATTGATGTGATTTAAGGTGGAGGCCAGGGATAAGGCGGAGAAAGGGACCCAGCGGTTCACGGTGACTACTCTGAGTATAACACTAGAGGATGTTAATGACTGCCCCCCGCTGTTCGTCCCTGAGAGCTACAGCGCCCGCGTCCTGGAGGACCTGCCACTAGGGGCAGTCATCGCCTGGCTGCAGACCCAGGATTCAGACCTCGGACTGGGGGGACAGGTCTCCTACGCTCTGGCCAATGACGGAAACGGCATCTTCGAGGTCGGAGACTTATCTATGTCTGTACATTGCTGTGTGTTGTTGACTTGTTTATGTTGCAGCCCTGCAGCTTGTAGCTAGGGAAATACAACAACATGTGTGTGATTACATCTCTATGTTATTCTATATCTAGGTGTATGCAGTGAGTAGTGCAGATATGGTGGGTCTAATCTAGTGTTGTATTCTATGTTATTGTATATCTAGGTGGATGCAGTGAGCGGCGCAGATATGGTGGGTCTAATCTAGTACTGTATTCTATGTTATTGTATATCTAGGTGGATGCAGTGAGTAGTGCAGATATGGTGGGTCTAATCTAGTATTGTATTCTATGTTATTGTATATCTAGGTGGATGCAGTGAGCGGTGCAGATATGATGGGTCTAATTTAGTACTGTGTTCTATGTTATTGTATATCTAGGTGGATGCAGTGAGCGAAGCAGAGATGGTGGGTCTAATCTAGTATTGTATTCTATGTTATTGTATATCTAGGTGGATGCAGTGAGCGGTGCAGATATGGTGGGTCTAATCTAGTATTGTATTCTATGTTATTGTATATCTAGGTGGATGCAGTGAGCGAAGCAGAGATGGTGGGTCTAATCTAGTATTGTATTCTATGTTATTGTATATCTAGGTGGATGCAGTGAGCGAAGCAGAGATGTTGGGTCTAATCTAGTATTGTATTCTATGTTATTGTATATCTAGGTGGATGCAGTGGGCGGCGCAGAAATGGTGGGTCTAATCTAGTGCTGTATTCTATGTTATTGTTTATCTAGGTGGATGCAGTGAGTAGTGCAGATATGGTGGGTCTAATCTAGTATTGTGTTCTATGTTATTGTATATCTAGGTGTATGCAGTGAGCGAAGCAGAGATGGTGGGTCTAATCTagtgctgtgttctatgttattGTATATCTAGGTGGATGCAGTGAGCGGCGCAGTGAGGGTGGGGAAGCAGCTGGACTATGAGAGACAGCAGATCTATAACCTGACTGTAGTGGCCAAGGACAGAGGGACACCTATCCTACGCTCTCTCTCTTACCTGGACatagaggtacacacacacacacacacacacacacacacacacacacacacacacacacacacaacagccacctcccacctcacacacactaacaccccccccctctatctctctctctctctctcgctctctctcgctctctctttttctctcacctcacctgtcccctctcaattcaattcaattcaattcaattcaaggggctttattggcatgggaaacatgtgttaacattgccaaagcaagtgaggtagataatatacaaaagtgaaacaaacaatacaaattaacagtaaacattacacatacagaagtttcaaaacaataaagacattacaaatgtcatattatatatatacagtgttgtaacaatgtacgaatggttaaagcacacaagttaaaataaataagcataaatatgggttgtatttacaatgctgtttgttcttcactggttgaccttttcttgtggcaacaggtcacaaatcttgctgctgtgatggcacactgtggaatttcacccagtagatatgggagtttatcaaaattggatttgttttcgaattctttgtggatctgtgtaatctgagggaaatatgtgtctctaatatggtcatacattgggcaggaggttaggaagtgcagcccagtttccacctaattttgtgggcagtgtgcacatagcctgtcttctcttgagagccatgtctgcctacggcggcctttctcaatagcaaggttatgctcactgagtctgtacatagtcaaagctttccttaagtttgggtcagtcacagtggtcaggtattctgccactgtgtactctctgtttagggccaaatagcattctagtttgctctgtttttttgttaattctttccaatgtgtcaagtaattatctttttgttttctcatgatttggttgggtctaattgtgctgttgtcctggggctctgtggggtgtgtttgtgtttgtgaacagagccctaggaccagcttgcttaggggactcttctccaggttcatctctctgtaggtgatggctttgttatggaaggtttgggaatcgcttccttttaggtggttgtagaatttaacggctcttttctggattttgataattagtgggtatcggcctaattctgctctgcatgcattatttggtgttctacgttgtacacggaggatatttttgcagaattctgcatgcagagtctcaatttggtgtttgccccattttgtgaaatcttggttggtgagcggaccccagacctcacaaccataaagggcattGGGCTCTATGacagattcaagtatttttagccagatcctaattggtatgttggtAGAACTGTGCTGTGGTGGGCCGGTTCTGGTTGTTCTGTCCTGAGGCCGACCTGGTCTGGTAGAACTGTGCTGTGGTGGGCCGGTTCTGGTTGTTCTGTCCTGAGGCCGGCCCGGTCTGGTAGAACTGTGCTGTGGTGGTGCCGGGCTGGTTGTGCTGTCCTGAGGCCGACCAGGTCTGGTAGAACTGTGCTGTGGTGGGCCGGTTCTGGTTGTGCTGTCCTGAGGCCGGCCCGGTCTGGTAGAACTGTGCTGTGGTGGGCCGGTTCTGGTTGTGCTGTCCTGAGGCCGACCTGGTCTGGTAGAACTGTGCTGTGGTGGGCCGGTTCTGGTTGTGCTGTCCTGAGGCCGGCCTGGTCTGGTAGAACTGTGCTGTGGTGGGCCGGTTCTGGTTGTGCTGTCCTGAGGCCGACCCGGTCTGGTAGAACTGTGCTGTGGTGGGCCGGTTCTGGTTGTGCTGTCCTGAGGCCGGCCTGGTCTGGTAGAACTGTGCTGTGGTGGGCCGGTTCTGGTTGTGCTGTATTGTGATGGTGCCGGGCTGGTTCTGCTGTCCTGAGGCCGGCCTGGTCTGGTAGAACTgtgctgtggtgctgtactggttgcccttttcatGTGTCTTATAcatcatggagggcaggtagtttgcccccggtgatgcgttgtgcagacctcactaccctctggagagccctgcggttgaggacggtgcagttgccatacgtagggtttttggtgacaagttaacatttcttcagcctcctgcggttgaagaggagctgctgcgccttcttcacaacgctgtctgtgtgggtggaccatgtcagtttgtatgtgatatgtacgccgaggaacttaaaactttccaccttcttcactgctgtcccttcgatgtggatagtggggtgctccctctgctgtttcctgaagtccacgatcatctcctttgttttgttgacgttgagtgagacaccgttttccttttgtccagatgggataaggaagtgtgcagtgtgatgtcAATTGTGTCGTCTGtaggactctctctctcctctcctcaccagtcctctctgtctcctctcctctccagtcctctctctctcctctcctgtcctctctctctcctctcctcaccagtcctctctctctctctcctctcctcacctgtcctctctctctctcctcacctatcctctccctctctcctctcctcacctgtcctctctgtctctcctcacctgtcctctctgtctctcctcacctgtcctctctgtctctcctcacctgtcctctctgtctctcctcacctgtcctctctctctcctctcctcacctgtcctctctcctctccctacctgtcctctctctctcctctcctgacctgtcctctctctctcctctcctcacctgtcctctctcctctccctacctgtcctctctctctcctctcctcacctgtcctctctctctcctctcctcacctgtcctctctctctcctctcctcacctgtcctctctcctctcctcacctgtcctctctctcctctccctacctgtcctctctctctcttctcctgacctgtcctctctctctcctctcctcacctgtcctctctcctctccctacctgtcctctctctctcctctcctgacctgtcctctctctctcctctcctcacctgtcctctctcctctccctacctgtcctctctctctcctctcctcacctgtcctctctctctccttctctccaggtggtggatgtggatgagaacctgttctCTCCATACTTCTCTGAGTTTGCCGTGCGGGGCAGTGTGAAGGAGGACAGCAGAGTAGGGACCAGTGTCCTGGTGGTCAGTGCTAGAGACGAGGGGGGAGACAGGGTCGTCAGCTACTCTGTCAGAGGAGGCAGTGGGATCGGCAGCTTCTCCATCGATGAGGAAACAGGTATGCACCATGATGGATTCCTGTAAAggtgtcagcatgcttcagtttaaCTAGTGTGAAACCCTGTATTATCAGCATATTCTACAGTATTTAAGAAATATACCTGTTACAGGTGTTCTTACCTTCAACAGTGTTATCCTGTGATCAAGCCATCAACGTTTTGTGGTTATTGGTGCTGTAAAAATGTTAGCTAACGGGTTAGCAATTAGCATGTTTGACATTTCAGTGGAAATACTACTAAGCGGTTTAGCCAAAAAATACATCCCGTATTATCGGCACACGGTCTCCAGTTATTGGCCACCTTATTATTTTGTTCAATTACAAGATATATCCTTTTAATTTTGTTAAAAAGTtcctagattgaatccccgagctgacaaggtacaaatctgtcgttctgcccctgaacaaggcagttaacccactgttccccggtcgttgttgaaaataagaatttgttctaaaggCAAACATAAAAACTAAAAAAGAGGCACCAACCTCGTGTCCGAAATGTTTACTAGATAGTTGAGTAGTTGCCTTCCGGTTAAAAGAAATGAATCTTGCCCGTCAACTTTTCCTTACGTAGCCCGGTGCGCCCACCTGTGGACTCTTACAAATGGTTCTTCAACAACATCTTCCTCAGTGTTGTAGATAAATAAGGTCTCATAATTTGTTTTATAGATGAATCTTATGTTTTGAGAAAGTAGATAACAGtttaataataaaatataaatgaATATGAATAATTTACATCAAATAAAACTTTAATTGCAGTGACGTGCATTGACATAAATCATGAAAACACTGTTGGAGTTTGTGTTGCAGAGATATATTTGAAAAGTAAAGGAAGTAATACACAGATGGGTTGAATAAATAAATAGATTATATTTTAGACATAAATAATTGCATATGAAAACAAACAATTAAATCTCGATTTCCATCACAATAAAAATACAGCTCCACTGCCACCTCTGGATCCCACCCTTGCAGTGGAACCAGTACTGATAAAAGTCACTGCACACCCCTGCAGTGGAACCAGTACTGATAAAAGTCACTGCACACCCCTGCAGTGGAACCAGTACTGGCAGAAGTCACTGCACACACTTGCAGTGAAACCACTACTGGCAGAAGTCACTGCACACCCCTGCAGTGGAACCAGTACTGATAGAAGTCACTGCACACCCCTGCAGTGGAACCACTACTGGCAGAAGTCACTGCACACCCCTGCAGTGGAACCAGTACTGGCAGAAGTCACTGCACACACTTGCAGTGAAACCACTACTGGCAGAAGTCACTGCACACCCCTGCAGTGGAACCAG is part of the Salvelinus namaycush isolate Seneca unplaced genomic scaffold, SaNama_1.0 Scaffold2904, whole genome shotgun sequence genome and encodes:
- the LOC120039667 gene encoding salivary glue protein Sgs-3-like; the protein is MYKTHEKGNQYSTTAQFYQTRPASGQQNQPGTITIQHNQNRPTTAQFYQTRPASGQHNQNRPTTAQFYQTGSASGQHNQNRPTTAQFYQTRPASGQHNQNRPTTAQFYQTRSASGQHNQNRPTTAQFYQTGPASGQHNQNRPTTAQFYQTWSASGQHNQPGTTTAQFYQTGPASGQNNQNRPTTAQFYQTRSASGQNNQNRPTTAQFYQHTN